Proteins co-encoded in one Christiangramia fulva genomic window:
- a CDS encoding ComEA family DNA-binding protein, with translation MKFKSHFALSRSQQNGIFILVIFIIILQIFIFFPNLLGNSEKISSEDPEIEKFRKQLDSLKSLKSLKSPKDTIYPFNPNYLSDFKAYNLGLNLEQTNRLLDFRAEQKWIKSAEDFQKVTGISDSLLHILAPSLRFPKWVEKSEKKYNISQKTAADETVAEISDLNSATPEDLKTINGVGEVLSQRIVKYRYKIGGFLDESQLNDVYGLTPEVVEKIRQRFKILIKPNVNKLNINTVSEDQLSEIPYFNERLAKKIIGYRKLHEGIQTFDELSKIDGFPSDKIDRIKLYLAIE, from the coding sequence ATGAAATTCAAATCCCATTTTGCGCTTTCCAGAAGTCAGCAGAATGGGATTTTTATTTTGGTCATTTTTATCATCATCCTTCAAATTTTTATTTTCTTTCCGAATCTTTTAGGAAATTCTGAAAAGATCTCTTCGGAAGATCCTGAAATTGAAAAATTCAGAAAGCAGTTAGATTCACTGAAGTCTCTGAAATCTCTGAAGTCGCCAAAAGATACCATTTATCCTTTCAATCCGAATTATCTTAGCGATTTTAAAGCCTATAATCTGGGATTAAATTTGGAACAAACCAACAGGCTTCTCGATTTCCGCGCTGAGCAAAAATGGATCAAATCTGCGGAAGATTTTCAGAAAGTCACGGGTATTTCAGACAGTCTTTTGCACATTTTGGCTCCTTCCCTTCGTTTTCCGAAATGGGTGGAAAAATCCGAAAAAAAATACAATATTTCTCAGAAGACGGCAGCTGATGAAACCGTGGCAGAGATTTCTGATCTTAATTCAGCAACGCCGGAAGATCTGAAAACCATCAATGGAGTAGGAGAGGTGCTTTCACAGAGAATTGTAAAATATCGGTATAAAATAGGCGGATTTTTGGATGAAAGTCAGTTAAATGATGTTTATGGGCTAACACCCGAGGTGGTGGAAAAAATTCGCCAGCGTTTTAAGATCCTTATCAAACCCAATGTAAATAAGTTAAATATAAATACGGTTTCAGAAGATCAACTCTCTGAAATCCCCTATTTTAATGAACGGCTGGCAAAAAAAATTATCGGCTATCGCAAACTTCATGAAGGCATCCAAACCTTTGATGAATTATCAAAAATCGACGGTTTTCCTTCCGATAAAATCGATAGAATTAAATTATATTTGGCCATAGAGTAA
- a CDS encoding acyl-CoA dehydrogenase family protein, whose product MSNRYFTEEHELFRKSFQDFLQKEVVPHVEKWEETGTIEPFIWKKFGEMGYFGLNQPEKFGGMDLDLFYTVIFLEELQKINSGGFAAAMWAHAYLAMTHLNKEASEELKEKYLTAAIKGEMIGCLCISEPFGGSDVAGMKTTAIKKGDKYIVNGSKTFITNGVYADFYVVAAKTDPEQGNKGMSIFLLDKKFKGISTSKLNKLGWRASDTAEIAFDNVEVPVENLMGEEGKGFSYIMQHFALERLIMGVNAHARSEYALDYAMGYMKEREAFGKTLDKFQALRHSVAEMTSEIAMVKEFNYSVTEKLDKGEYVVKEASMSKLLATKIADEVIYKCLQMLGGYGYMEDYPMARLFRDSRLGPIGGGTSEILKEIIAKMIIDNKEYKPAAK is encoded by the coding sequence ATGAGCAACAGATATTTTACTGAGGAACATGAACTTTTCAGGAAAAGCTTTCAGGATTTCCTGCAAAAAGAGGTGGTGCCTCATGTAGAAAAATGGGAAGAAACAGGAACCATAGAACCATTCATCTGGAAGAAATTCGGAGAGATGGGATATTTCGGGCTTAATCAGCCTGAGAAATTCGGAGGTATGGACCTTGATCTTTTCTATACCGTGATCTTTCTCGAAGAATTGCAAAAGATCAATTCCGGAGGTTTTGCGGCTGCAATGTGGGCGCATGCATACCTTGCAATGACGCATTTGAACAAAGAAGCCAGTGAGGAATTAAAGGAGAAATATCTTACCGCAGCGATCAAAGGTGAAATGATAGGATGTCTTTGTATTTCTGAACCTTTTGGAGGATCGGATGTTGCAGGGATGAAAACCACGGCTATAAAGAAAGGCGACAAATACATTGTTAACGGCTCAAAGACTTTTATTACGAATGGTGTTTATGCCGATTTTTATGTTGTAGCGGCCAAGACAGATCCAGAGCAGGGGAATAAAGGAATGAGTATTTTTCTTTTAGATAAAAAGTTTAAAGGGATTTCTACCAGTAAGCTTAATAAACTTGGCTGGAGAGCTTCAGATACTGCAGAGATCGCTTTTGATAATGTGGAAGTCCCCGTTGAAAATCTTATGGGTGAAGAAGGCAAAGGTTTTAGTTATATCATGCAACATTTTGCCCTGGAAAGGCTTATTATGGGGGTTAATGCTCATGCCCGTTCTGAATACGCCCTGGATTACGCGATGGGATATATGAAAGAGCGTGAAGCTTTTGGTAAAACACTGGATAAGTTTCAGGCATTGCGGCATTCTGTTGCCGAAATGACCAGTGAGATTGCCATGGTAAAAGAATTCAATTACTCAGTGACCGAAAAACTTGACAAGGGCGAATATGTGGTGAAAGAAGCAAGTATGTCTAAACTACTGGCTACCAAAATCGCTGATGAGGTCATTTATAAATGTCTGCAGATGCTTGGAGGCTATGGCTATATGGAAGATTACCCAATGGCGAGATTGTTCCGCGATAGCAGGCTTGGACCTATTGGCGGAGGAACTTCAGAGATATTGAAGGAGATCATAGCCAAAATGATAATTGATAATAAAGAATACAAACCTGCAGCTAAATAG
- a CDS encoding MBL fold metallo-hydrolase → MKSLLLVSLFLCLSPSLFAFQDLENVEIEIIPVNGNVSMLKGAGGNIGVLTGDDGIFMIDDQFAPLSEKIMNKLKSLSDQPVKYLVNTHHHGDHTGGNGNFKKEGALIFAQENVRKRLKNDSMVAGLPVVTFDENINLHLNGNDIMVVHVHNAHTDGDALIFFPQSNVLHTGDTFFNAQFPYIDLKSGGSVDGDIKAAETGLSFINEKTKIIPGHGGLANYENYKDYLEMLKTIRRNVLNAIKAGKTEAEIVADENLTNEFYTDEAMKDSFINGPKIRKTFYDSLKK, encoded by the coding sequence ATGAAATCACTTCTTTTAGTCAGTTTATTTTTATGTCTAAGTCCTTCTCTTTTCGCTTTTCAGGATTTGGAAAATGTGGAAATTGAAATTATTCCCGTAAACGGAAATGTCTCCATGCTCAAAGGTGCCGGCGGAAATATTGGAGTTTTAACAGGTGATGACGGTATTTTTATGATCGACGATCAGTTCGCACCTCTCTCTGAAAAGATCATGAATAAACTTAAAAGCCTTAGCGACCAGCCCGTAAAATACCTGGTGAACACTCACCATCACGGCGATCACACCGGCGGGAATGGCAATTTTAAAAAGGAAGGAGCTTTGATCTTTGCGCAGGAAAACGTTCGTAAAAGACTTAAAAACGACAGTATGGTAGCCGGCCTCCCCGTGGTAACTTTTGATGAAAATATAAATCTGCATCTTAACGGAAATGATATAATGGTGGTCCATGTGCACAATGCCCATACTGATGGTGACGCGCTGATCTTTTTTCCGCAGAGCAACGTACTGCATACCGGGGATACCTTTTTCAATGCTCAGTTTCCTTATATAGACTTGAAAAGCGGAGGCAGCGTAGATGGAGATATCAAAGCTGCAGAAACGGGCCTTTCATTTATTAATGAGAAAACTAAAATAATTCCCGGCCACGGAGGCCTCGCAAATTATGAAAATTATAAAGATTACCTGGAGATGCTTAAAACCATCCGCAGGAATGTTTTAAATGCTATCAAGGCCGGAAAAACCGAAGCTGAGATCGTGGCAGATGAAAACCTGACGAATGAATTCTATACCGATGAAGCAATGAAAGATTCCTTTATAAATGGCCCTAAGATCAGGAAAACCTTTTATGATAGTTTAAAAAAATAA
- the rpsU gene encoding 30S ribosomal protein S21, translating to MLIIPVKDGENIDRALKRFKRKFDKTGKMRELRSRQHFTKPSVERRQQVQKAQYIQHLRDQEDI from the coding sequence ATGTTAATTATACCAGTTAAAGACGGAGAAAATATAGATAGAGCGCTGAAACGTTTCAAGCGTAAATTCGACAAGACAGGGAAAATGCGCGAACTAAGAAGTCGTCAGCATTTTACAAAACCTTCTGTTGAAAGAAGACAGCAAGTTCAGAAAGCTCAATATATCCAGCATCTTAGAGATCAGGAAGATATCTAG
- a CDS encoding tyrosine-type recombinase/integrase, which translates to MPFSAFLDYLSLEKKYSSHTVTAYSADLHSFLKYLITEFEQKDPESANYSQIRSWIVQLSEAGISNRSINRKISSLKAYYRFLLKTSQIEYSPLAKHKALKTAKKVQIPFSEKEISEVLENIDDSDLEGLRNRLIVELFYSTGMRRSELINLRINNVDLEEGVLKVLGKRNKERFIPLLPSVKKTISRYLEKRESNSPEVKNDYLFIKEKGDKLSETFVYRIINNYFSEVSGKVKKSPHILRHSFATHLLNQGANLNAVKELLGHSSLASTQVYTHNGIAELTKIHRQAHPRNNKN; encoded by the coding sequence ATGCCCTTTTCTGCCTTTCTCGATTATCTGAGTTTAGAGAAAAAGTATTCTTCTCATACTGTGACGGCTTATTCAGCTGACCTGCATTCTTTCCTGAAATACCTGATAACTGAATTTGAACAGAAGGATCCTGAATCGGCAAACTATTCCCAAATTCGAAGCTGGATCGTTCAACTTTCCGAAGCGGGTATTTCAAACAGGAGTATTAATCGTAAAATTTCTTCTTTAAAAGCCTATTATCGGTTTCTGCTTAAAACCAGCCAGATCGAATATTCCCCACTGGCGAAACACAAGGCCCTAAAAACTGCCAAAAAAGTACAGATCCCTTTTTCTGAAAAGGAAATTTCTGAAGTTCTTGAAAACATTGATGATTCAGATCTGGAGGGACTCCGGAACAGGCTTATTGTGGAATTATTTTATTCAACCGGAATGCGCCGTTCAGAATTGATAAACCTCAGAATTAATAATGTGGACCTTGAAGAAGGGGTTTTGAAAGTCCTTGGAAAAAGAAATAAGGAAAGATTCATTCCTCTTCTGCCTTCAGTTAAAAAAACAATAAGTAGATACCTTGAAAAGAGAGAGAGCAACTCACCTGAAGTTAAAAATGACTATTTATTTATAAAAGAAAAGGGAGATAAACTAAGCGAAACGTTTGTATATCGCATTATAAATAATTATTTTAGTGAGGTGTCTGGCAAAGTAAAAAAAAGTCCGCATATCCTGCGGCATTCGTTCGCCACACATTTATTGAACCAGGGAGCCAATCTAAATGCTGTGAAAGAACTTCTGGGGCATTCCAGCCTCGCGTCCACACAGGTTTATACCCATAACGGCATTGCCGAGCTAACCAAGATACACCGGCAGGCGCACCCGCGGAACAATAAAAATTAA
- the hpf gene encoding ribosome hibernation-promoting factor, HPF/YfiA family yields MKVNLQSVNFNADRKLIDFTQRKLDKLDTYFDKIIYADVYFKVQNTSGKENKITEILLSVPGGDLMVKKTCKKFEECVDECVGSLQRQLIKRKKKLSAYA; encoded by the coding sequence ATGAAAGTAAATTTGCAGTCAGTAAACTTCAATGCAGATCGTAAATTAATTGATTTTACACAGAGAAAACTTGACAAACTGGATACTTATTTTGACAAGATCATTTATGCCGATGTATATTTTAAGGTTCAGAATACAAGTGGGAAAGAAAATAAAATAACAGAAATTTTGCTTAGTGTGCCGGGTGGGGATCTGATGGTGAAGAAAACCTGCAAGAAATTTGAAGAATGTGTAGATGAATGTGTTGGTTCTTTGCAGCGTCAGTTAATCAAAAGAAAGAAAAAATTGAGCGCCTATGCATAG
- the tuf gene encoding elongation factor Tu, translating into MAKETYNRSKPHLNIGTIGHVDHGKTTLTAAITKVLADAGYSEARAFDQIDNAPEEKSRGITINSSHVEYATANRHYAHVDCPGHADYVKNMVTGAAQMDGAILVVAATDGPMPQTREHILLGRQVGIPRIVVFLNKVDLVDDEELLELVEMEVRDLLSFYEYDGDNSPVISGSALGALEGDEKWAKTVLDLMEAVDNWIELPERDVDKPFLMPVEDVFSITGRGTVATGRIETGVANTGDPVEIIGMGAGKLTSTITGVEMFRKILDRGEAGDNVGILLRGIEKTQISRGMVITKPGSVTPHAKFKAEVYILKKEEGGRHTPFHNNYRPQFYVRTTDVTGTINLPEGVEMVMPGDNLTITVELIQPIAMNVGLRFAIREGGRTVGAGQVTEILD; encoded by the coding sequence ATGGCAAAGGAAACTTATAATCGTTCCAAACCGCACCTTAATATTGGTACAATTGGACACGTAGACCACGGAAAAACTACATTAACTGCAGCTATTACTAAAGTTTTGGCTGACGCTGGTTATTCAGAAGCTCGCGCTTTCGATCAGATCGACAACGCTCCTGAAGAAAAGAGTAGAGGTATCACCATTAACTCTTCACACGTAGAGTATGCGACTGCAAATCGTCATTATGCTCACGTTGACTGTCCAGGTCACGCCGATTACGTTAAAAACATGGTAACTGGTGCTGCTCAAATGGACGGTGCTATTCTTGTTGTGGCTGCAACTGATGGTCCTATGCCACAAACTCGTGAGCACATCCTTCTTGGACGCCAGGTTGGTATCCCAAGAATCGTTGTGTTCCTTAACAAAGTTGACCTTGTAGATGATGAGGAACTTCTTGAGCTAGTTGAAATGGAAGTTAGAGACCTTCTTTCTTTCTATGAATATGACGGTGATAACTCTCCTGTAATTTCAGGTTCAGCGCTTGGTGCTCTTGAAGGTGATGAAAAATGGGCTAAAACAGTTCTTGATCTTATGGAAGCTGTAGATAACTGGATCGAACTTCCTGAGCGTGATGTTGATAAACCATTCCTAATGCCAGTTGAAGATGTATTCTCTATTACTGGTCGTGGTACTGTTGCTACCGGTCGTATTGAAACTGGTGTTGCAAATACCGGGGATCCTGTAGAGATCATTGGTATGGGAGCTGGTAAACTTACTTCAACTATCACTGGAGTTGAGATGTTCCGTAAAATTCTTGACAGAGGTGAAGCTGGAGATAACGTAGGTATCCTTCTTAGAGGTATTGAAAAAACTCAGATCTCTCGTGGTATGGTAATTACCAAGCCAGGATCTGTAACTCCTCATGCGAAATTCAAAGCAGAGGTTTATATCCTTAAAAAAGAAGAAGGTGGACGTCACACTCCATTCCATAACAACTACCGTCCACAGTTCTACGTACGTACAACTGACGTGACAGGAACAATCAACCTTCCTGAAGGAGTTGAAATGGTAATGCCTGGTGATAACCTTACGATCACAGTAGAGCTTATCCAGCCTATCGCAATGAATGTTGGTCTGCGTTTCGCTATCCGTGAAGGTGGTAGAACCGTAGGTGCTGGTCAGGTAACTGAGATTCTAGACTAA
- the secE gene encoding preprotein translocase subunit SecE: protein MAGIVNYISESYNELKNHVTWTSWSEAQRLTVLVAVFSIIFSLAIWGVDSVFSAVIERYFQWVKS from the coding sequence ATGGCAGGAATTGTTAATTACATATCAGAATCTTATAACGAGTTAAAAAACCACGTTACCTGGACAAGCTGGAGTGAAGCGCAAAGGCTTACAGTGCTTGTTGCTGTATTCTCGATTATTTTTTCATTAGCGATTTGGGGTGTCGATTCAGTGTTTAGCGCAGTGATCGAAAGATACTTCCAATGGGTTAAATCATAA
- the nusG gene encoding transcription termination/antitermination protein NusG — protein sequence MAEAKDKKWYVVRAVSGQENKVKDYIEKEIEYLGLQDAVDQVLVPTEKVIQIRNGKKVNKERVYFPGYVMIQANIGGEIPHIIKGINGVIGFLGETKGGDPVPLRKSEVNRMLGKVDELSVKADNVAIPFTIGETIKVIDGPFNGFNGTVEKINEEKRKLEVMVKIFGRKTPLELSYMQVEKV from the coding sequence ATGGCAGAAGCTAAGGACAAAAAATGGTATGTGGTTCGTGCCGTTAGTGGACAGGAGAATAAGGTAAAAGACTATATAGAGAAAGAGATTGAATACCTGGGTCTTCAGGATGCGGTAGATCAGGTTCTTGTTCCTACAGAAAAAGTGATTCAAATTCGTAACGGCAAGAAAGTGAACAAAGAACGTGTTTATTTTCCCGGTTATGTAATGATTCAGGCAAATATAGGAGGTGAAATTCCCCATATTATAAAAGGAATAAACGGAGTGATAGGATTTTTAGGCGAAACCAAAGGAGGAGATCCTGTGCCGCTTAGAAAATCTGAAGTGAACAGGATGCTTGGTAAAGTAGATGAACTTTCCGTAAAAGCTGATAATGTTGCTATTCCGTTTACTATCGGTGAAACTATAAAGGTAATTGATGGTCCTTTTAACGGTTTCAACGGTACTGTAGAAAAGATCAATGAAGAAAAGCGTAAGCTGGAAGTGATGGTGAAAATTTTCGGAAGAAAGACTCCGCTTGAGCTTAGCTATATGCAGGTAGAAAAAGTATAA
- the rplK gene encoding 50S ribosomal protein L11, translating to MAKEVSKVVKLQVRGGAANPSPPVGPALGAAGVNIMEFCKQFNGRTQDKQGKVLPVVITVYSDKSFDFVIKTPPAAVQLMEAAKTKKGSGEPNRKKVASVSWDQVKAIAEDKMQDLNAFTVESAMKMVAGTARSMGITVKGDAPF from the coding sequence ATGGCAAAAGAAGTAAGTAAAGTTGTAAAACTACAAGTTCGCGGAGGTGCTGCTAACCCATCACCACCAGTTGGACCTGCTTTGGGTGCTGCCGGGGTAAATATCATGGAATTCTGTAAGCAATTCAATGGTAGAACCCAGGATAAGCAAGGAAAGGTACTGCCAGTTGTGATTACTGTTTATTCAGATAAGTCTTTCGATTTCGTGATCAAGACTCCACCTGCAGCAGTACAATTGATGGAAGCAGCTAAGACTAAAAAAGGTTCTGGGGAACCGAACCGAAAAAAAGTAGCAAGTGTTTCTTGGGATCAGGTGAAAGCTATTGCAGAAGATAAAATGCAGGATCTAAATGCATTTACAGTTGAATCTGCAATGAAAATGGTTGCCGGAACTGCGCGTTCAATGGGAATTACAGTTAAAGGTGATGCACCGTTTTAA
- the rplA gene encoding 50S ribosomal protein L1, with product MAKLTKKQKEAQAKIENGKTYTVAEASSLIKEVTNANFDASVDLAVRLNVDPRKANQMVRGVVTLPHGTGKDVKVLALVTPDKEEEAKEAGADFVGLDDYLDKIKGGWTDVDVIITMPSVMGKLGPLGRILGPRGLMPNPKTGTVTMDIGKAVSDVKAGKIDFKVDKNGIVHAAIGKVSFDAEKIAGNARELLTTLVKLKPQAAKGVYMKSIHISSTMSPSVEIDTKRFTEQ from the coding sequence ATGGCAAAATTAACTAAAAAGCAAAAGGAAGCTCAGGCTAAGATCGAGAACGGCAAGACCTATACCGTAGCTGAGGCTTCTTCTTTGATAAAAGAAGTTACCAACGCAAATTTTGATGCTTCTGTGGATTTAGCGGTTCGTTTGAATGTAGATCCTCGTAAAGCAAACCAGATGGTAAGAGGTGTGGTAACACTTCCTCACGGAACTGGTAAAGATGTGAAGGTTCTTGCTCTTGTGACTCCCGATAAGGAAGAAGAAGCAAAAGAGGCCGGAGCAGATTTCGTTGGACTTGACGATTACCTTGATAAGATCAAAGGAGGCTGGACAGATGTAGATGTGATCATCACTATGCCCAGCGTAATGGGAAAACTTGGACCTCTAGGACGTATCCTCGGGCCAAGAGGCTTGATGCCAAACCCAAAAACCGGTACCGTAACCATGGATATAGGTAAAGCTGTTTCAGACGTTAAGGCTGGTAAAATTGATTTCAAGGTTGACAAAAATGGAATCGTTCACGCTGCTATCGGAAAAGTATCTTTTGATGCTGAAAAGATTGCAGGTAACGCAAGAGAATTATTAACTACGCTGGTAAAATTGAAGCCTCAGGCGGCAAAAGGTGTTTATATGAAGAGCATTCATATTTCAAGCACCATGAGCCCGAGTGTAGAGATAGATACTAAAAGGTTTACTGAGCAATAA
- the rplJ gene encoding 50S ribosomal protein L10, whose translation MTREEKSQVIQDLTAQLAESSTVYLADISGLDAGSTSNLRRACFKANVSLSVVKNTLLAKAMEATEKDFGDLPSVLKGNTSIMISETGNAPAKVIKEFRKKSDKPLLKGAFVEEAVYVGDNYLDALVNIKSKEEVIGDIIGLLQSPAKNVVSALKSGGGKLAGILKTLSEKEG comes from the coding sequence ATGACAAGAGAAGAAAAATCACAAGTTATACAAGATTTAACTGCCCAGTTAGCCGAATCAAGTACAGTCTATTTGGCTGACATTTCTGGCCTTGATGCCGGAAGTACCTCTAACTTACGTCGCGCTTGTTTTAAAGCAAACGTAAGCTTATCGGTAGTTAAAAATACATTGCTTGCTAAGGCGATGGAAGCAACTGAAAAAGATTTCGGTGACCTTCCTTCGGTTTTAAAAGGCAATACCTCAATCATGATTTCTGAAACCGGAAATGCTCCGGCAAAAGTGATCAAGGAATTCAGAAAAAAATCTGATAAACCCCTTCTTAAAGGAGCTTTTGTAGAAGAAGCAGTTTATGTTGGAGATAACTATCTTGACGCACTTGTAAATATCAAGTCTAAAGAAGAAGTTATTGGAGACATTATTGGTCTTCTTCAATCTCCTGCCAAGAATGTTGTTTCTGCCCTTAAATCAGGTGGTGGAAAACTTGCAGGTATCCTTAAGACACTTTCAGAAAAAGAGGGATAA
- the rplL gene encoding 50S ribosomal protein L7/L12, whose protein sequence is MADLKDFAEQLVNLTVKEVNELADILKEEYGIEPAAAAVAVAGGAAAGGEEAAEEQTEFDVILTAPGGSKLAVVKLVKELTGLGLKDAKELVDNAPKPVKEGVAKDEAEALKKQLEEAGAEVELK, encoded by the coding sequence ATGGCAGATTTAAAAGATTTCGCAGAACAATTGGTTAACTTGACCGTAAAAGAAGTAAACGAGTTAGCTGATATTTTAAAAGAAGAATATGGTATCGAGCCTGCAGCTGCTGCAGTAGCTGTTGCTGGTGGTGCTGCCGCTGGTGGTGAAGAAGCTGCTGAAGAGCAAACTGAATTCGATGTAATTCTTACCGCTCCAGGTGGATCTAAACTTGCAGTAGTTAAACTTGTAAAAGAACTTACAGGTCTTGGCCTAAAAGACGCTAAAGAACTAGTTGATAACGCTCCTAAACCAGTTAAAGAAGGAGTTGCTAAAGACGAAGCTGAAGCTCTTAAAAAACAATTAGAAGAAGCAGGAGCTGAGGTTGAGCTTAAATAA